One window of Thermacetogenium phaeum DSM 12270 genomic DNA carries:
- a CDS encoding L-cysteine desulfidase family protein translates to MDLQGMRDLAAFLKGEMAPALGVTEPGAIALASAKAYEAIGGDIEKITVSTDEGVFKNGFSCAIPGTDDMGNELAAILGAIAGDPSLGLKVLSTISKEDIEKAKKMREEGVAEVNVKRGVTDLVIEAVVKTNCGVGKAVIRDKHDNIVLVESNGKAVYQAEQKDDSHEHSRSLNIKELTLKDIVDFVENVPYEDIEFVMEAVKINKELAQEGLNGPGMGIGKALRELVEENVLDDNIIVCSQMLTAYAIDARMGGVPKPAMSICGSGDHGLISTLPLIAIAEKKKIDEEKLARAIALSYLVTAYIKAFAGRLSAFCGCAVAAGTGVSSGATYLFGGNIEQIGYAIKNMACNITGIICDGGNFGCSFKAVTAAEAAILSALFAIKNVRIPDDSGIVGNSAEETMQNIGKIACPGMLKTNDVIIDIMVSRRRDKANTKKKS, encoded by the coding sequence ATGGACCTACAGGGCATGAGGGACTTGGCCGCTTTTTTGAAGGGTGAAATGGCACCTGCTCTGGGGGTAACAGAACCAGGTGCAATTGCATTGGCTTCGGCTAAGGCATATGAAGCTATAGGAGGTGATATTGAAAAGATAACTGTAAGTACTGATGAGGGCGTTTTTAAAAATGGCTTTTCTTGTGCAATACCAGGAACCGATGACATGGGAAATGAGTTGGCAGCAATTTTGGGTGCTATTGCTGGAGACCCTAGCCTAGGATTAAAAGTCCTGAGCACCATTAGCAAAGAAGACATTGAGAAGGCCAAAAAAATGAGAGAGGAGGGAGTTGCTGAGGTCAACGTTAAAAGAGGGGTAACTGATTTAGTTATTGAGGCTGTAGTAAAAACGAATTGTGGCGTTGGCAAAGCAGTAATTCGGGATAAGCACGATAATATAGTTTTAGTTGAGTCTAATGGAAAAGCAGTTTATCAAGCAGAGCAAAAAGACGATTCCCATGAACACAGCAGGTCATTAAATATCAAAGAATTGACATTAAAAGATATAGTCGATTTTGTAGAAAATGTGCCCTATGAAGATATCGAGTTTGTAATGGAAGCAGTCAAGATCAACAAGGAGTTGGCACAAGAAGGACTTAATGGCCCTGGTATGGGTATCGGAAAAGCGTTGCGTGAACTAGTTGAGGAAAATGTTTTAGATGACAACATTATTGTATGCTCCCAAATGCTAACAGCATACGCAATTGATGCAAGGATGGGCGGTGTTCCTAAACCTGCTATGTCAATTTGTGGAAGTGGAGATCATGGCCTGATCTCAACCTTGCCCCTGATTGCCATTGCTGAAAAGAAAAAAATTGATGAAGAAAAATTAGCCAGAGCAATAGCATTAAGTTATTTAGTAACAGCTTATATTAAAGCGTTTGCTGGAAGGTTGTCTGCATTTTGTGGATGTGCAGTTGCGGCAGGAACTGGCGTAAGCAGTGGAGCAACATACCTTTTCGGTGGCAATATAGAGCAAATAGGATATGCAATTAAGAATATGGCATGCAATATTACAGGTATTATTTGCGATGGTGGAAACTTCGGGTGTTCCTTCAAGGCCGTCACCGCAGCAGAAGCAGCCATTTTGTCAGCCTTGTTTGCAATAAAGAATGTACGCATTCCCGATGACAGTGGGATTGTAGGAAATAGTGCTGAAGAAACTATGCAAAACATCGGTAAAATAGCCTGCCCAGGGATGTTGAAGACCAATGACGTAATCATAGACATTATGGTAAGCAGGCGCAGAGATAAAGCCAATACAAAAAAGAAGTCATAA
- a CDS encoding Na+/H+ antiporter NhaC family protein — protein sequence MDDRLEFRFNQFFGLIPFAIFIVITITLSFLKAADLNMMIAAGLIGLMVGMFFAKDKSKYWDVIVEGLGSKVGMIAVLIWLIVGIYGGVLKSGQIVEGLVWVSCKIGVTGAVFTVAAFIFSAIFAISTGTGFGTIATMGFIIYPAGVLLGCDPVVLGGAILSGAAFGDSLAPVSDTTIIAATSQEYKNKEGSAEIGATVKSRSKYALLAGLIAVILFAIFGGSTSAADVSSASSILEQYQNPMGLLLLIPTAVVIIMAIKGRGIYVSLTTGILLAILIGMAAGLFSFSDLIAIKDGAVVGAIPEGVSGMTTVCILLIIVVSMGNILVKSGCMQTTVDWLSEKVIKSPRGAELSIFSLVTVFGILIAAINTIANICVAPFVNAIGKENDLHPVRRADILSAAVCSFPFFVPYGGCILLLLGTMKTVSSTYTFVTPLDPSSLFFSVFYSWALWFVMLFACVSGWGRKFEGKGGQEVAELPTISK from the coding sequence ATGGATGATAGACTTGAGTTCAGATTTAATCAGTTTTTTGGGTTAATCCCTTTTGCTATCTTTATAGTTATTACAATTACATTATCTTTTCTGAAAGCAGCAGATTTAAATATGATGATAGCTGCGGGATTAATAGGTTTGATGGTTGGGATGTTTTTTGCAAAAGATAAGAGCAAATACTGGGATGTAATAGTAGAGGGTTTGGGTTCTAAAGTCGGTATGATCGCCGTTTTGATATGGTTGATAGTTGGTATTTACGGAGGAGTGCTGAAGAGCGGCCAAATTGTTGAAGGATTGGTTTGGGTAAGCTGTAAAATCGGTGTAACAGGCGCTGTTTTTACTGTAGCAGCATTTATTTTCTCCGCCATATTTGCCATATCTACAGGTACAGGTTTCGGAACAATAGCTACAATGGGCTTTATTATTTACCCTGCAGGCGTTCTTTTAGGCTGCGACCCAGTTGTTTTAGGCGGTGCAATTTTAAGTGGAGCAGCTTTTGGAGACAGCCTCGCCCCGGTCTCCGATACAACAATTATAGCGGCAACAAGCCAAGAATATAAAAACAAAGAAGGTTCGGCCGAAATAGGCGCAACTGTTAAGTCACGATCAAAGTATGCTCTTCTTGCGGGGCTGATTGCTGTAATTTTATTTGCAATTTTTGGCGGTTCTACTTCTGCTGCTGACGTTAGCAGTGCAAGCAGCATCTTGGAGCAGTACCAGAACCCAATGGGACTCCTACTATTGATACCAACTGCAGTTGTTATTATTATGGCAATTAAAGGGCGGGGTATTTATGTTTCCTTGACCACAGGTATACTCCTGGCTATTTTGATCGGTATGGCAGCAGGTCTCTTCTCGTTCAGTGACTTAATCGCCATCAAAGATGGTGCTGTGGTAGGCGCAATTCCCGAAGGGGTTTCAGGAATGACAACAGTCTGCATTCTCCTGATTATCGTTGTATCAATGGGTAATATCCTTGTAAAAAGCGGTTGTATGCAAACTACCGTTGACTGGCTCAGCGAAAAAGTAATCAAAAGCCCGCGAGGTGCAGAGCTATCAATTTTCAGCTTGGTAACAGTTTTCGGAATTTTAATTGCCGCCATTAATACAATTGCAAATATTTGTGTAGCTCCTTTTGTTAATGCTATCGGCAAAGAAAATGATTTGCATCCAGTAAGAAGGGCAGATATTTTAAGTGCTGCTGTTTGTTCCTTTCCTTTCTTTGTTCCCTATGGTGGATGTATTTTATTGTTGTTAGGTACGATGAAAACAGTTTCTTCCACATATACTTTCGTAACTCCATTAGATCCGTCATCCTTGTTTTTCTCTGTGTTCTACAGCTGGGCACTCTGGTTTGTTATGCTCTTTGCTTGTGTCTCTGGATGGGGAAGGAAATTTGAGGGGAAAGGCGGCCAAGAGGTAGCAGAATTGCCTACTATAAGTAAGTAA
- a CDS encoding RidA family protein, with the protein MEVEQYLAELGITLPNVSKPVASYVPAVCGGKLLFVSGQLCTVSGELKYKGKVGRNVSLEDAYEAAKASTINSLAVIKKVLGSLDRVKRIVKVVGFVNSDPNFTEQHKVINGASDLLVKIFGDKGHHARSAVGVTALPFDASVEVELVVEIE; encoded by the coding sequence ATGGAAGTAGAACAATATTTAGCTGAATTAGGTATAACATTACCCAATGTATCAAAGCCTGTGGCATCTTATGTGCCTGCTGTATGTGGCGGAAAACTGTTGTTTGTATCAGGACAGCTTTGCACAGTTAGTGGCGAATTGAAGTATAAAGGTAAAGTAGGCAGGAACGTCTCATTGGAAGATGCATATGAGGCAGCAAAGGCTTCTACCATTAATTCACTAGCTGTGATTAAAAAAGTACTGGGTTCTTTAGACAGGGTAAAAAGGATTGTCAAAGTTGTCGGTTTTGTCAACAGTGATCCTAATTTTACTGAACAGCACAAAGTTATTAACGGAGCATCTGATTTACTCGTTAAAATTTTTGGAGACAAAGGACATCATGCCCGCTCAGCTGTAGGAGTAACTGCCCTACCATTTGATGCTTCGGTAGAAGTAGAGTTGGTTGTGGAGATTGAATAG
- the rnhA gene encoding ribonuclease HI, with protein sequence MKEVTIYTDGACSGNPGPGGWAAVLVCNGHQKEISGREELTTNNRMELTASIEALKQLKEPCHVHIYSDSAYLVNAFQKKWVKNWKKNGWRTASGRPVENRDLWEELLAVMRPHSVCWHKVEGHRGNPYNERCDRLAKKRIRG encoded by the coding sequence ATGAAGGAGGTAACCATTTACACCGACGGTGCCTGCTCCGGGAATCCGGGGCCCGGCGGCTGGGCGGCAGTGCTCGTCTGCAACGGCCATCAGAAGGAGATCAGCGGCCGGGAGGAGCTGACGACGAACAACAGGATGGAGCTTACCGCCTCCATTGAGGCACTGAAGCAATTGAAAGAACCCTGTCATGTCCACATCTATTCCGATAGCGCCTACCTGGTCAACGCCTTTCAGAAGAAATGGGTTAAAAACTGGAAGAAAAACGGCTGGCGGACGGCTTCAGGAAGACCGGTGGAAAACAGAGACCTGTGGGAGGAACTGCTTGCGGTCATGCGGCCTCACAGTGTTTGCTGGCATAAGGTAGAGGGGCACCGGGGGAACCCCTACAACGAGCGCTGCGACAGGTTGGCTAAGAAGAGGATCAGGGGATAG
- a CDS encoding stalk domain-containing protein has translation MSWRKLIAAVVALTGFLACWCLTASAAQAVEPVQVFVNGKSVSFPDVRPFIRNGRTLVPVRFVVENPAFGAVVFYEPQTKKVTIKRGGITVDCWPDSRTVLVNGGSRTMDVAPVLKEGRTMVPLRFLSETFGADVGWDGVTRIVRITMPLRRKIVLGYYYGGSYSEFLERHANLTDVAFQWYSADEKGNLVDEKPQGYQLALDYARAQGVRTQVSVILTDPVKLHALLGSREARQNFVNGALDLVAREGYQIFNLDFEGVKPEDRSGYYALLSELSQALKKEGIGFYATAPAMEKPVSWHAAYDYGEMGKYVDKVVIMAYDLHYRTGPPGPIAPYDWVKRVVTYARQFLPADQIILGLGVYGRDWPEGKPATSLTYQAAEALAAERQVQPAWHPVYCLPHFEYYDEAGVRHEVWYENRASLKLKLDLAESQGLAGVSIWRLGYGFPDFWADVAAFK, from the coding sequence ATGAGTTGGAGGAAGTTGATTGCTGCCGTTGTCGCTTTGACAGGCTTCCTGGCCTGCTGGTGCCTGACAGCTTCGGCGGCTCAGGCGGTGGAACCGGTGCAGGTCTTTGTTAACGGGAAGAGCGTCTCTTTTCCCGATGTCCGGCCCTTTATCCGGAACGGCAGAACCCTGGTGCCGGTCAGGTTTGTTGTGGAAAATCCTGCTTTCGGAGCAGTTGTTTTTTACGAACCGCAAACGAAAAAGGTGACCATCAAACGGGGCGGCATCACTGTGGATTGTTGGCCTGACAGCCGGACGGTTCTTGTTAATGGTGGGAGCCGCACCATGGATGTTGCCCCTGTTCTCAAAGAGGGCAGAACAATGGTGCCGCTGCGTTTCTTGAGTGAGACTTTCGGAGCCGATGTTGGCTGGGACGGGGTGACGCGGATTGTACGGATCACCATGCCCTTAAGGAGAAAGATCGTCCTGGGCTATTACTACGGGGGTTCTTACAGCGAATTCCTGGAGCGGCACGCCAACCTTACCGATGTTGCCTTTCAATGGTACTCGGCGGATGAAAAGGGGAACCTGGTGGATGAAAAGCCTCAAGGCTACCAGCTGGCATTGGATTACGCCCGTGCCCAGGGGGTACGCACCCAGGTTTCGGTTATTCTTACGGATCCGGTGAAACTCCATGCTCTGCTCGGCAGCCGGGAGGCGCGGCAGAATTTTGTCAACGGCGCCCTCGACCTTGTGGCAAGGGAGGGCTACCAGATCTTCAATCTGGACTTCGAAGGGGTCAAACCGGAGGACCGCAGCGGTTATTATGCGCTCCTCTCAGAGCTTTCGCAGGCTCTCAAGAAGGAGGGGATCGGGTTTTATGCGACGGCACCCGCCATGGAGAAGCCGGTCTCCTGGCATGCTGCCTACGACTACGGGGAGATGGGGAAATACGTCGATAAGGTTGTGATCATGGCCTACGACCTGCACTACCGGACGGGGCCTCCGGGACCCATCGCCCCCTATGACTGGGTCAAGCGCGTCGTCACTTACGCTAGGCAGTTTCTGCCCGCCGACCAGATCATTCTCGGGTTGGGGGTTTACGGCCGTGACTGGCCGGAGGGAAAGCCGGCCACCTCCCTGACCTACCAGGCTGCGGAGGCTCTCGCCGCAGAGCGCCAGGTGCAGCCTGCCTGGCACCCCGTTTACTGCTTACCGCACTTTGAGTACTATGATGAGGCAGGGGTAAGGCATGAGGTCTGGTATGAGAACAGGGCAAGCCTCAAGCTAAAGCTCGACCTGGCCGAGAGTCAGGGGCTCGCCGGGGTGTCTATCTGGCGCCTGGGATACGGATTCCCCGATTTTTGGGCGGATGTGGCCGCCTTTAAATAG
- a CDS encoding DUF4363 family protein, which yields MMDVKRVFGAYMIVLTVVVLIIAGGVISQRYLQRSADSLAAELKDAKALMEQDNWDETEESFDRFVGHWREVRRYWAMFTDHFELDNIDMKLVRAREFIRTRDAVNASAEFGEAVQLLEHIPERERLTLNNIF from the coding sequence ATGATGGATGTGAAACGGGTTTTCGGTGCCTACATGATAGTTCTGACCGTTGTCGTCCTGATTATTGCGGGAGGGGTGATTTCCCAGAGGTACTTGCAGCGGAGTGCAGACAGCCTGGCAGCGGAACTGAAGGATGCCAAAGCTCTCATGGAGCAGGATAACTGGGATGAGACGGAGGAATCCTTTGACAGGTTTGTGGGGCACTGGAGAGAGGTGCGCCGGTATTGGGCAATGTTTACCGATCACTTTGAACTGGACAACATCGATATGAAACTGGTGCGTGCCAGGGAGTTCATCCGTACCCGGGATGCGGTCAACGCCTCCGCCGAATTCGGAGAGGCCGTTCAGCTTCTCGAACACATTCCGGAACGGGAGCGCCTTACCCTGAATAATATCTTTTAG
- a CDS encoding YetF domain-containing protein encodes MLLIAVRALILYLLLVVVMRLMGKRQIGQLQPFELAITIVIAELAVIPMSDTRIPLTNGIIGILVLMSVEIAFSLLILHSEKARSIICGTPTILIRNGKPDREAMRRVRVNINDLLEQLRSKEYPNMSDIAYAVLETNGSISVIPRADVKPPTARDLKVPVTQPGFPVSLIMDGKVNLRNLQIAGLTVDVLLQEANKQGIQDLRQVFFAQYTTEGKVDFILDERG; translated from the coding sequence ATGCTCTTAATCGCCGTGCGGGCGTTAATCCTTTATTTGCTGCTCGTTGTAGTAATGCGCCTGATGGGGAAGCGCCAGATCGGGCAGCTGCAGCCTTTTGAGCTGGCGATCACCATTGTCATCGCCGAGCTGGCCGTTATACCCATGAGCGATACGAGGATTCCGCTGACCAACGGGATCATCGGCATCCTGGTTCTGATGTCGGTTGAGATCGCCTTTTCTCTGCTCATCCTCCATAGTGAAAAAGCGCGGAGCATCATCTGTGGAACTCCGACCATTCTGATTAGAAACGGAAAGCCGGATCGGGAGGCCATGCGGCGCGTCCGCGTCAACATCAACGACCTCCTGGAACAGCTCAGGAGCAAGGAATACCCCAACATGTCCGATATTGCCTATGCCGTTCTGGAGACCAACGGTTCCATTTCCGTGATCCCCAGGGCGGATGTTAAACCGCCTACAGCCAGAGATTTAAAAGTGCCGGTTACTCAGCCGGGATTTCCTGTTTCCCTGATCATGGACGGCAAGGTAAACTTGAGAAACCTGCAGATCGCGGGATTGACGGTGGATGTTCTTCTCCAGGAGGCTAACAAGCAGGGCATTCAGGACCTGCGCCAGGTGTTTTTCGCCCAATACACCACTGAAGGGAAGGTCGATTTCATCCTGGATGAAAGGGGATGA
- a CDS encoding ATP-binding protein — protein MRLALSSLSIYRNLLDDNAIKTFTALAESLCSRPDPITFLNLYNELFFSLASSNTTLAGRVIDLIIYDDNPFSRRCATGQDWKALEGAVRNDLRALQLVAQVPSSAIKERAAALCKLDKALLDELPELTYSNNNLPEGTTSGPQEKLKQALLSGSSWEECLDELARFYREVGAGIFAHYRAFIWERRGESGRLKGIAFPDPVRLSDLYGYEEERAQVLENTLQFLKGYPANNVLLYGDRGTGKSSTVKALVNEYHSQGLRIIEVPKEYLGDFPEIIRILRGRRQKFIIFVDDLTFADSTENYTALKAVLEGGLESRPDNALIYATSNRRHLVKEEFSDRPDLEGEEIRKNDTVQEKLSLADRFGITVIFTAPDQEKYLKIISALAQQRGILVPQDLLHREALRWAERHNGRSPRTAHQFIDWFEGHLALQKQASS, from the coding sequence ATGCGGCTCGCACTCTCCTCCCTCTCCATTTACAGGAATCTTTTAGACGATAATGCGATCAAGACTTTCACTGCCCTTGCGGAATCCCTCTGCAGCAGGCCGGACCCCATTACATTCCTCAACCTCTACAACGAACTCTTCTTTTCCCTGGCATCATCCAACACGACCCTTGCCGGTCGCGTCATCGATCTGATCATCTACGACGACAACCCCTTTTCCCGACGCTGCGCCACCGGCCAGGATTGGAAGGCCCTGGAGGGCGCGGTAAGAAATGACCTGCGGGCGCTGCAGCTTGTAGCACAGGTTCCCTCATCCGCAATCAAGGAACGGGCCGCGGCTCTCTGCAAATTAGACAAGGCGCTGCTTGACGAGCTGCCCGAATTGACCTACTCGAACAACAATCTGCCGGAGGGGACTACGTCTGGCCCTCAGGAAAAACTGAAGCAGGCACTCCTCTCCGGCAGCAGCTGGGAGGAATGCCTGGACGAACTCGCAAGATTTTACAGGGAAGTCGGTGCGGGGATCTTCGCCCACTACAGGGCGTTTATCTGGGAGCGAAGAGGAGAATCCGGACGCCTGAAAGGGATCGCTTTCCCCGATCCGGTCAGGCTTTCCGATCTCTACGGCTACGAAGAGGAGCGCGCCCAGGTGTTGGAGAACACCTTGCAGTTCTTAAAGGGCTATCCTGCCAACAATGTGCTCCTCTACGGCGACAGGGGAACGGGAAAATCATCCACCGTCAAGGCTCTGGTGAACGAGTACCACTCTCAAGGCCTGCGCATCATCGAAGTGCCTAAGGAATATCTGGGAGACTTCCCGGAAATCATCCGCATTCTCAGGGGGCGCAGGCAGAAGTTCATCATCTTCGTGGACGACCTGACCTTCGCCGACAGCACGGAAAACTACACCGCTCTGAAGGCGGTGCTGGAAGGCGGCCTGGAGAGCAGGCCTGATAACGCGCTGATCTATGCCACCTCCAATCGCCGTCACCTGGTCAAAGAGGAATTCTCCGACCGCCCCGATTTAGAGGGAGAGGAAATCCGTAAAAATGACACCGTTCAGGAAAAGCTCTCCCTGGCCGACCGCTTTGGAATCACGGTGATCTTTACTGCACCGGATCAGGAGAAGTACTTAAAGATCATTTCAGCACTGGCACAGCAGAGGGGTATACTGGTGCCGCAGGATCTCTTGCACAGGGAAGCCTTAAGGTGGGCCGAGCGCCACAACGGCCGCTCCCCCAGAACCGCCCACCAGTTTATCGACTGGTTTGAGGGTCACCTGGCGCTGCAAAAACAGGCATCATCCTGA
- a CDS encoding NCS2 family permease, whose product MERFFKLKQNGTTVSTEIIAGLTTFFTMSYIIFVNPAILSQTGIPWGAVFLATIIASAVGTLVMGLFANVPYALAPGMGLNAFFTYTVCFGLGFTWQQALTMVFICGLINIVLTVTKVRKVIITAIPRGLQSAIGGGIGIFIAYIGIKSAGLINFTADPGTYTVLEGGTAIINSSAVPALVDFNNPTVLLSLIGLALTVILLVLRVKGAILLGIIGTTIIGIPMGIVDVSEIGVSTGIAASFAELGSVFGTVFTSSGLPSLFADSEKILIVLITIFAFSLTDIFDTIGTFIGTGRKTGIFSEEDEQAMLSSSGFKSKMDKALFADAIATSIGALFGTSNTTTYVESAAGIGAGGRTGLTSLVTALLFLLAIFLAPVAGIVPSAATAPALIVVGIMMMAAFKDIKWDSMDDAIPAFFAGIFMAFCYSISYGIAAGFIFYCLVKLCKGQLAKVHPVVTVSTLFFILNFIVQAVI is encoded by the coding sequence ATGGAAAGGTTTTTCAAGCTGAAGCAAAACGGCACCACAGTGTCAACGGAAATCATCGCCGGACTGACAACATTCTTTACCATGTCTTACATCATTTTCGTCAATCCCGCAATATTATCACAGACCGGCATTCCGTGGGGTGCCGTCTTTCTTGCGACGATCATTGCTTCAGCAGTCGGCACACTGGTCATGGGCCTGTTTGCCAATGTGCCCTACGCCCTGGCTCCCGGTATGGGCTTAAATGCCTTTTTCACCTATACCGTCTGCTTCGGCTTAGGCTTCACCTGGCAGCAGGCGCTGACGATGGTCTTCATCTGCGGTCTCATCAATATCGTTTTGACGGTAACCAAAGTCCGCAAGGTCATCATTACTGCAATTCCTAGGGGGCTCCAAAGCGCTATCGGCGGAGGCATCGGTATCTTCATCGCTTATATAGGGATCAAAAGCGCGGGGCTTATCAACTTCACTGCGGACCCGGGGACGTATACTGTTCTGGAAGGCGGCACCGCCATTATTAATTCCAGCGCAGTCCCCGCACTGGTAGACTTCAACAATCCAACCGTTCTGCTTTCCCTGATCGGCCTTGCCCTCACCGTTATCCTGCTCGTGCTCAGGGTGAAGGGAGCGATTTTGCTGGGCATCATCGGCACCACAATCATCGGCATTCCCATGGGGATCGTCGATGTCTCAGAAATCGGCGTTTCCACCGGTATTGCAGCATCCTTTGCCGAACTGGGATCGGTATTCGGAACGGTTTTCACCAGCAGCGGTCTTCCTTCCCTGTTTGCCGACAGCGAAAAAATTCTCATCGTTCTGATTACAATTTTTGCCTTCAGCCTGACGGACATCTTCGACACAATCGGCACCTTTATAGGTACCGGCCGCAAAACCGGCATCTTCAGCGAAGAGGATGAACAAGCAATGCTGAGTAGCAGCGGTTTCAAATCCAAAATGGACAAGGCGCTCTTCGCCGATGCAATCGCCACCTCAATCGGTGCTTTATTCGGCACTTCCAACACGACCACTTACGTCGAAAGCGCGGCCGGCATTGGAGCCGGAGGCCGCACCGGCCTGACCAGCTTGGTGACCGCCCTTCTTTTCTTACTGGCAATATTCCTGGCTCCCGTTGCGGGCATCGTGCCGTCGGCTGCAACCGCACCGGCATTAATCGTCGTCGGTATCATGATGATGGCGGCGTTCAAAGACATTAAATGGGATTCAATGGACGACGCAATCCCTGCTTTCTTCGCCGGAATCTTCATGGCCTTCTGCTACAGCATTTCCTACGGCATCGCGGCAGGGTTTATCTTCTACTGCCTCGTAAAGCTCTGCAAAGGACAGCTGGCAAAGGTGCACCCTGTGGTAACGGTTTCAACGCTTTTCTTTATCCTCAATTTCATCGTCCAGGCGGTTATCTGA
- the pylD gene encoding 3-methylornithyl-N6-L-lysine dehydrogenase PylD codes for MTRLLQSDVERIAEEIGGYDEELLGKTGLTLRQIACRAAGISEKLLEQAAGRLPVAVIPVTAGQGVIPFFTQAVQAVVRHLGFAAAIPGGSDVVGLAEAVAEGARIIFLADDRKFIALNILSGVMADNNEATGRGFVTALNALAGGLRGKEVLVLGAGPVGMAAISHLVVLGARPAVLDTDPLKARFLELNGNLIVEHRLRPALAKYRYLVDATPRGNFIGVGDLHPEAFLAIPGMPPGLTPEAFAAFRDRVIHDPLQIGVATMLAMAVGKPESGGGDAGV; via the coding sequence ATGACCCGACTTTTGCAGAGCGATGTGGAGAGGATTGCAGAAGAGATCGGCGGTTATGACGAGGAATTGCTTGGAAAAACGGGGCTGACCTTGCGGCAAATAGCCTGCAGGGCTGCCGGTATTTCCGAAAAACTCCTGGAGCAGGCAGCCGGCAGGCTACCGGTTGCCGTTATTCCTGTTACCGCCGGGCAGGGGGTGATCCCCTTTTTTACCCAGGCGGTTCAGGCTGTTGTCCGGCACCTGGGATTTGCCGCAGCGATCCCCGGCGGCTCTGATGTCGTCGGGCTGGCGGAGGCGGTTGCCGAAGGGGCAAGAATTATCTTCCTGGCGGATGACCGGAAGTTCATTGCTCTCAATATCCTCTCCGGGGTTATGGCGGACAACAACGAGGCTACCGGCCGCGGCTTTGTAACCGCCTTAAACGCCCTGGCCGGCGGATTAAGAGGGAAGGAAGTCCTTGTTCTGGGAGCCGGCCCTGTGGGAATGGCGGCCATTTCCCATCTGGTGGTGTTGGGAGCCCGCCCGGCGGTTCTGGACACCGATCCCCTCAAGGCCCGGTTTTTGGAGCTGAACGGCAATCTCATTGTGGAGCACCGGCTGCGCCCGGCCCTGGCGAAATACCGCTATCTTGTCGACGCCACCCCCCGGGGGAATTTCATCGGGGTTGGCGATCTGCACCCCGAAGCCTTTCTGGCCATACCGGGGATGCCTCCGGGGCTCACCCCAGAGGCCTTTGCCGCCTTCCGGGACAGGGTGATTCACGATCCCCTGCAGATCGGTGTGGCTACTATGTTGGCCATGGCTGTGGGGAAACCGGAATCCGGCGGAGGCGATGCCGGGGTATAG
- the pylSc gene encoding pyrrolysine--tRNA(Pyl) ligase large subunit — MSITWTETQKQRLSELDAGEDNIKGRFFDSLQERDRAFQVLERELAARNREALQVLRNTTRRPLLSLVESRLVERLTKEGFVQVVTPILLSRGMLGKMTITPDHPLFRQVFWVDGDKCLRPMLAPNLYHLLRDLLRLWGKPVRIFEVGPCFRKESEGMRHLNEFTMLNLVELDDLEGRQEERLRQLAAIAMEAAGIRDYRLERNNCHVYGDTVDIVAGDLELGSGSWGPHKLDEQWGITDPWVGIGIGLERLVVALRGHGNIRRAGRSLSYLDGARLNI, encoded by the coding sequence TTGAGTATCACCTGGACGGAAACGCAGAAGCAGCGGCTCAGCGAACTGGATGCAGGAGAAGACAACATTAAGGGCAGGTTTTTCGATTCCCTTCAGGAGCGCGACAGGGCCTTTCAGGTGCTGGAGAGGGAGCTGGCGGCCAGAAACAGGGAAGCGCTGCAGGTGCTGAGAAACACCACCCGCCGCCCTCTGCTTTCCCTGGTTGAAAGCAGGCTGGTGGAGCGGCTCACGAAAGAAGGTTTTGTGCAGGTGGTGACACCGATTCTGCTGTCCCGAGGCATGCTCGGCAAGATGACCATTACTCCGGATCACCCGCTGTTCAGGCAGGTTTTTTGGGTGGACGGGGATAAGTGCCTGCGGCCGATGCTGGCCCCGAACCTTTACCACCTGTTGCGCGACCTGCTGCGTTTGTGGGGCAAGCCAGTGCGGATCTTCGAAGTGGGCCCCTGTTTTCGCAAGGAATCGGAGGGTATGCGGCACCTCAACGAGTTTACCATGCTCAACCTGGTAGAGCTGGACGACCTCGAAGGACGGCAGGAGGAGAGGCTGCGGCAGCTGGCGGCAATTGCCATGGAAGCGGCGGGGATTAGGGATTATCGGCTGGAGAGGAACAACTGCCACGTTTACGGGGATACCGTCGACATAGTGGCCGGCGACCTGGAACTCGGGTCCGGCTCCTGGGGGCCCCATAAGCTTGATGAGCAATGGGGGATTACGGATCCCTGGGTGGGGATCGGTATCGGGCTGGAGCGCCTGGTGGTAGCCCTCAGGGGACATGGCAACATCCGCAGAGCGGGGCGGAGCCTTTCCTATCTCGACGGTGCCCGTCTGAACATCTGA